One part of the Salmo salar chromosome ssa10, Ssal_v3.1, whole genome shotgun sequence genome encodes these proteins:
- the sv2bb gene encoding synaptic vesicle glycoprotein 2B, whose product MADPYQNNVYNQGGGDPYGTYGEGGGQGGYGYQGESYPQEEDAASDATEGHDDEDQMYEGEYQGIPHPDEVKAAQRAARAKARQAQAGATELEELAEQYEDIMEDCGHGRFQWTLFIVLGLALMADGVECFVVGFVLPSAEKDMCLSNGEKGMLGLIVFLGMMVGAFIWGGMADKLGRRKCLIWALTVNCVFAFLSSFAQGYGFFLFFRLFSGIGIGGSVPIVYSYFSEFLQMDKRGEHLSWLCMFWMVGGIYASFTAWGIIPRYGWGFSMGTEFQFHSWRVFVLVCALPAITSLVGLMFMPESPRFLLENAKHDEAWMILKNVHDTNWRAKGQPEKVFQVTHIKAPKTNEDEFIEIQSATGTAIQRWAVRTLTLCKLMLKNVASLLGPELRLSTLFMAIIWFTMAFSYYGLGVWFPDMIKYLQQEEYESKVKVFHRERVERFHFNFSLENQIHREGEYINDKFINIEMKSVKFEDSLFEDCYFEDIKSTETMFENCTIRSTVFYNTDLYEEKFIDCKLENTTFLHNKRGCHLDIGEENDVLIYLVSFLGSLAVLPGNIISALFMEKIGRVKIIGLSMLISAGCTFFLFLSFSQAAIIAWQCLFCGVSVAAWNGIEVITVELYPASKRATAFGVLNALCKLAAILGSSIFASFVGVTKVVPILLSCAALVCGGLVALKLPETREKILL is encoded by the exons ATGGCTGACCCTTACCAGAACAACGTGTACAACCAAGGAGGAGGTGACCCCTACGGCACCTACGGAGAGGGAGGAGGCCAGGGGGGCTACGGTTACCAGGGCGAGTCCTACCCTCAGGAGGAGGACGCAGCCAGCGATGCCACGGAGGGCCATGATGACGAGGACCAGATGTACGAGGGGGAGTACCAGGGGATCCCCCACCCTGACGAGGTGAAGGCGGCCCAGAGGGCAGCGAGGGCCAAGgccaggcaggctcaggcagGGGCCACGGAGCTGGAGGAGTTGGCTGAGCAGTATGAGGACATCATGGAGGACTGTGGGCATGGACGGTTCCAGTGGACCCTGTTTATAGTGCTGGGCCTGGCCCTCATGGCTGACGGGGTGGAGTGTTTTGTGGTGGGGTTCGTGCTGCCCAGTGCGGAGAAGGACATGTGCTTATCCAACGGAGAGAAAGGCATGTTAG gttTGATAGTGTTCCTGGGCATGATGGTTGGGGCGTTCATCTGGGGTGGAATGGCAGACAAACTGGGCCGCCGGAAGTGTCTGATCTGGGCCCTCACCGTCAACTGTGTCTttgccttcctctcctccttcgccCAGGGATACggcttcttcctcttctttaggCTCTTCTCTGGCATCGG CATCGGAGGCTCTGTCCCCATAGTCTACTCCTACTTCTCAGAGTTCCTGCAGATGGATAAGAGAGGGGAGCACCTGAGCTGGCTGTGTATGTTCTGGATGGTGGGGGGCATCTACGCCTCCTTCACTGCCTGGGGCATCATCCCTCGCTACG GCTGGGGCTTCAGCATGGGGACGGAGTTCCAGTTCCACAGCTGGAGGGTGTTTGTGCTGGTCTGTGCCCTGCCTGCCATCACCTCCCTTGTGGGACTCATGTTCATGCCTGAGAGCCCCAGGTTCCTCCTGGAA aatgccaAACATGACGAGGCCTGGATGATCTTGAAGAATGTCCATGACACCAACTGGAGGGCTAAGGGCCAGCCTGAGAAGGTCTTCCAG GTGACCCACATCAAGGCTCCTAAGACCAATGAGGATGAGTTCATTGAGATCCAGAGCGCCACAGGGACGGCTATACAGCGATGGGCCGTTCGAACCCTCACTCTGTGCAAACTG ATGCTGAAGAACGTTGCTTCTCTCTTGGGACCTGAGCTGAGACTGAGTACGCTGTTCATGGCCATCATCTGGTTCACCATGGCCTTCAG TTACTATGGACTGGGTGTGTGGTTCCCTGACATGATCAAATACCTGCAGCAAGAGGAGTATGAGTCCAAAGTCAAGGTGTTCCATAGAGAGAGAGTTGAACGCTTCCACTTCAACTTCTCCCTGGAGAATCAgatccacagagagggagaatacATCAATGACAA GTTCATCAACATAGAGATGAAGTCTGTAAAGTTTGAGGATTCACTGTTTGAAGATTGTTATTTTGAGGACATCAAGTCCACTGAAACAATGTTTGAGAACTGCACCATCAGATCCACCGTCTTCTATAACACAG ACCTGTACGAGGAGAAGTTCATAGACTGTAAGCTGGAGAACACCACGTTCCTCCACAACAAGAGGGGCTGTCACCTGGACATCGGCGAGGAGAACGACGTGCTTATCTACCTGGTCAGCTTCCTGGGGTCCCTGGCTGTTCTGCCTGGCAACATCATATCAGCTCTGTTCATGGAGAAGATAGGCAGGGTCAAAATCATAG GCCTCTCCATGCTAATCTCAGCTGGGTGCACCTTCTTCCTGTTCCTAAGCTTCAGTCAGGCAGCCATCATAGCCTGGCAGTGTCTGTTCTGTGGGGTCAGCGTGGCAGCATGGAACGGCATCGAGGTCATCACAGTGGAACTCTACCCAGCCTCCAAAAG AGCCACAGCGTTTGGGGTGTTGAATGCCCTGTGTAAACTGGCTGCTATCCTGGGTAGCTCCATCTTTGCCTCCTTTGTGGGGGTCACCAAAGTTGTCCCCATTCTCCTCTCCTGCGCTGCTCTGGTGTGCGGAGGCCTGGTGGCCCTCAAGCTACCCGAGACCCGGGAGAAGATCCTCCTGTGA
- the mespbb gene encoding mesoderm posterior bb has product MDISAPLLSKYSVGVQYHWSYPSSDSEFYNVSSPETCILSPSAYMDFSSSCLPRGTATEPHRSTHSGGAKASASPSSSDEGGLSGGRIRKNRSKNPSKQRQSASEKEKLRMRDLTKALNHLRTYLPPSVVPAGQTLTKIETLRLTISYISHLSAQLELSEEAVCQRKELNVNVSGHQVSPQQDSVGLCQFNTSSSGYCWGEEAEVGRRAGQEQILHTATPTYPLHNTGMERHPLSSEMDTCAYDNSFNSSMDSLLESPEYAETAQSRQIYRKEVHYQNIPQDFWM; this is encoded by the exons atggatATCTCTGCCCCTCTTCTCAGCAAATATAGTGTTGGTGTTCAGTACCACTGGAGTTATCCCAGTTCGGACTCTGAGTTCTATAACGTCTCCTCTCCAGAGACCTGTATCCTCTCCCCTTCTGCCTACATGGACTTCTCATCCTCCTGCCTGCCTCGGGGGACCGCCACAGAACCTCACAGATCCACACACTCTGGAGGAGCCAAGGCATCCGCTTCCCCATCCTCCAGCGATGAGGGAGGACTCTCCGGAGGGAGGATTAGAAAGAACCGCTCCAAGAACCCCAGCAAGCAGAGACAGAGTGCCAGCGAGAAGGAGAAGCTGAGGATGAGAGACCTGACCAAAGCCCTCAACCACCTCAGGACCTACCTGCCCCCTTCTGTGGTTCCGGCTGGACAGACTCTGACCAAGATCGAGACGCTGCGCCTCACCATCAGCTACATCTCCCACCTGTCAGCGCAGCTGGAGCTCAGCGAGGAGGctgtgtgtcagaggaaggagCTGAACGTCAACGTGTCGGGACACCAGGTATCACCTCAACAAGACTCTGTGGGCCTGtgccagttcaacacctcctccTCAGGGTACTGCTGGGGCGAGGAGGCAGAGGTGGGGAGACGTGCAGGGCAGGAACAGATCCTCCACACAGCTACGCCCACGTACCCGCTCCACAACACTGGGATGGAGAGGCACCCACTCAGCAGTGAGATGGACACGTGTGCTTACGACAACAGCTTCAACTCTAGTATGGATTCGCTGTTGGAATCGCCAGAGTACGCAGAGACTGCACAGTCACGTCAG ATATACAGAAAAGAGGTCCACTATCAGAACATTCCTCAAGACTTCTGGATGTAA
- the LOC106560948 gene encoding mesoderm posterior protein 1-like yields MFPRDPAGEHLLDSDGFLKPSCPSSDPGYYSACSSLSPASSIDSFCLSPPCLQWGGGQEKEDSNASGCISHVAKRKRIEKLPAQEKRSRSKFPGKKRESASEREKLRMRDLTKALNHLRTYLPPSVVPARQTLTKIETLRLTIGYISHLSAQLELSEKEPCLKREMETTPCQYMPQCPQGSSMSGKWYQERLQGNIQSNDQYCLPLVTSCTNNTEPQPDYLTSAVSYQDMTLNPMLNQVFQSDIKSFDMAYYQ; encoded by the exons ATGTTTCCCAGGGACCCC GCTGGAGAGCATCTGCTGGACAGTGATGGCTTTCTGAAGCCGAGCTGTCCCAGCTCCGACCCTGGTTATTACAGTGCCTGTAGTAGCCtgtcacctgcctcctccattgactccttctgcctctctcccccttgtttaCAGTGGGGAGGTGGTCAGGAGAAGGAAGATTCCAACGCTTCAGGCTGCATCAGCCATGTTGCCAAAAGAAAGAGGATAGAAAAACTCCCAGCTCAGGAGAAGAGGTCTAGGTCCAAGTTCCCTGGGAAGAAGCGGGAGAGCGCCAGCGAGAGGGAGAAGCTGAGGATGAGAGACCTGACCAAAGCCCTCAACCACCTCAGGACCTACCTGCCCCCTTCTGTGGTTCCGGCTAGACAGACTCTGACCAAGATCGAGACCCTGCGCCTCACCATCGGCTACATCTCCCACCTGTCGGCGCAGCTGGAGCTCAGCGAGAAGGAGCCATGCCTGAAAAGAGAGATGGAAACCACACCATGCCAGTATATGCCACAATGCCCTCAGGGAAGCTCTATGTCTGGAAAATGGTATCAGGAGAGACTACAGGGGAACATCCAGAGCAATGATCAATACTGTCTGCCACTGGTCACATCATGTACCAACAACACAGAGCCACAACCAGACTACCTGACATCAGCGGTCTCCTATCAGGACATGACCTTAAATCCG ATGCTCAACCAGGTGTTCCAAAGTGACATCAAGTCATTTGATATGGCCTACTACCAATAA